From a region of the Thermodesulfobacteriota bacterium genome:
- a CDS encoding glycerate kinase: MSKSALINMDFKQTREHAIKIFNEALEAANPERCMLEHITLRGNMLEVDGREYDLRRYESIFVIAFGKAASSMGKALEDLLGDRIREGIVVSNASPNFTFSRLRFYLSSHPIPDERSLNAANEVVKLLDKTGENDLVIFLISGGGSALLAMPAPGISLEDKRKATEMLLNSGVDTHGLNAVRKHISQIKGGGLLKKALPSQVITLVLSDVVGDRLDAIASGPTVPDATTFDEAWRVVEALRLEHRIPPQVIVHLEDGKRGRLPETLKEGEFDPDKVQTVVIGSNFKSLIACESKAKDLGYNTLLLSSQIKGEAREVAKVIASIAFDIERFGIPLKKPGCLIFGGETTVTVTGTGKGGRSSETSLAFSMEIMGHEIVGLFCGTDGIDGPTDAAGAICDGRTRERAREINLSARERLAQNDSYTFFEKLGDLVKIGPTGTNVMDIGIVILR; this comes from the coding sequence TTGTCAAAATCCGCTCTCATTAATATGGACTTCAAGCAAACCAGAGAACACGCGATAAAAATCTTCAACGAGGCGCTCGAGGCGGCGAATCCGGAAAGATGCATGCTTGAACACATAACGCTCCGGGGGAACATGCTCGAGGTTGACGGAAGGGAATACGACCTAAGAAGATATGAATCGATCTTCGTCATAGCTTTTGGAAAAGCTGCTTCGTCGATGGGCAAAGCCCTCGAGGATTTATTGGGCGACAGAATAAGAGAAGGGATCGTGGTATCAAACGCCTCACCCAATTTCACATTCTCCAGGTTGAGGTTTTATCTTTCCAGCCATCCTATACCCGATGAGAGAAGCCTGAATGCCGCCAACGAAGTGGTAAAGCTTCTGGACAAAACCGGAGAAAACGACCTGGTGATTTTTCTGATCTCCGGGGGAGGAAGCGCTCTATTGGCTATGCCAGCCCCCGGAATTTCTCTCGAAGATAAGAGAAAAGCTACGGAGATGCTCCTCAATTCCGGTGTGGATACCCACGGGCTAAATGCGGTTAGAAAACATATATCACAGATTAAGGGGGGCGGGCTTCTCAAAAAGGCGCTGCCTTCTCAAGTGATAACCTTGGTGCTTTCCGATGTAGTTGGAGACAGGCTCGACGCCATTGCTTCTGGGCCCACTGTCCCCGATGCAACCACCTTTGACGAGGCCTGGCGAGTGGTAGAGGCTCTCCGGCTCGAGCATAGAATTCCGCCGCAAGTGATCGTCCATCTCGAGGATGGCAAGAGGGGAAGGCTTCCGGAAACGCTAAAGGAGGGGGAGTTTGACCCGGATAAGGTTCAAACGGTGGTCATAGGAAGTAATTTTAAGTCTCTTATCGCTTGTGAGAGCAAGGCAAAGGACCTGGGATACAACACCCTTCTTCTTTCGTCCCAGATAAAAGGAGAAGCCAGAGAGGTGGCCAAGGTCATAGCCTCAATAGCGTTTGATATAGAGAGGTTTGGAATACCCCTCAAGAAGCCGGGATGTTTGATCTTTGGCGGTGAGACAACCGTAACCGTAACCGGTACCGGGAAAGGAGGTAGAAGCTCGGAAACCTCCCTTGCCTTTTCCATGGAGATCATGGGACACGAAATCGTTGGGCTTTTTTGCGGCACGGACGGCATCGACGGGCCAACCGATGCCGCCGGGGCGATATGTGACGGTAGGACAAGGGAACGGGCAAGGGAAATAAACCTAAGTGCCAGGGAACGCTTGGCCCAGAACGATTCCTACACCTTTTTCGAGAAGCTGGGGGACCTGGTTAAAATAGGTCCCACCGGGACAAACGTCATGGACATCGGTATCGTGATTTTAAGATAG
- the nuoE gene encoding NADH-quinone oxidoreductase subunit NuoE: MPFSEKLKEKINKTVSQYETKQSALIPVLREVQEEYGWLSKESMEEVAGLIGIPPASVQNVATFYTMFFTKPVGKRVIWLCRTLSCALRGSQQIEHYLSEKLKIHTGETTPDGKITLLEAECLASCGTAPVALIDDELHENLTRKKVDELIDKLQRE; encoded by the coding sequence ATGCCTTTCTCCGAAAAGCTCAAGGAAAAAATAAATAAAACGGTGTCTCAGTATGAGACCAAGCAGTCAGCGTTAATACCGGTCCTCCGCGAAGTGCAGGAGGAATACGGCTGGCTATCAAAGGAATCGATGGAGGAGGTAGCCGGGCTTATAGGCATACCGCCGGCAAGCGTTCAAAACGTAGCCACGTTTTACACCATGTTCTTTACGAAGCCGGTTGGCAAGCGGGTTATTTGGCTGTGCCGGACACTTTCCTGTGCCCTGAGAGGATCGCAGCAGATAGAACACTACCTTTCGGAGAAACTAAAAATTCATACCGGAGAAACAACCCCGGACGGAAAAATCACCCTGCTTGAAGCGGAATGTTTAGCCTCTTGTGGAACCGCTCCTGTTGCGCTTATCGACGACGAGCTTCATGAGAACCTTACCAGAAAAAAGGTCGATGAACTGATTGATAAACTGCAGAGGGAGTGA